One part of the Streptomyces nigra genome encodes these proteins:
- a CDS encoding ABC transporter permease → MSAATLTDAAPAKDDARIPLRGHLRHTGALVRRNLLWIRQDPESMADALLMPVIFTLLFVFVFGGSIGQALGGGQDQYVQYVIPGMIAMMSMTLSQGVGTGFSQDFNSGVMDRFRSLPIGRGSVLFAKISVELLRMLFATAVLMVVSVLVGFEINHWPGLFAAVALSTVFASSIMWVFLTLGVVMKSAQSVQAMGFLVLFPLQFGSSIFAPTTSMPGWLQAFTDYNPLSTLADAARGLMVGGPVAHDLWVTLGWSALITAVMAPVAIHKFRTKT, encoded by the coding sequence ATGAGCGCCGCCACCCTGACCGACGCCGCCCCCGCCAAGGACGACGCGCGGATCCCGCTGCGCGGGCATCTGCGGCACACGGGCGCGCTGGTGCGCCGCAATCTGCTGTGGATCCGGCAGGACCCCGAGTCCATGGCCGACGCGCTGCTGATGCCGGTCATCTTCACCCTGCTGTTCGTGTTCGTCTTCGGCGGCTCGATCGGGCAGGCTCTGGGCGGCGGGCAGGACCAGTACGTCCAGTACGTGATCCCCGGCATGATCGCGATGATGAGCATGACGCTGTCGCAGGGCGTCGGCACCGGGTTCAGCCAGGACTTCAACTCCGGTGTGATGGACCGTTTCCGGTCGCTGCCGATCGGGCGCGGCTCGGTGCTGTTCGCGAAGATCTCCGTGGAGCTGCTGCGGATGCTGTTCGCGACGGCGGTGCTGATGGTCGTCTCGGTGCTGGTCGGGTTCGAGATCAACCACTGGCCGGGGCTGTTCGCGGCGGTCGCGCTGTCGACGGTGTTCGCCTCGTCCATCATGTGGGTGTTCCTCACCCTGGGCGTGGTGATGAAGAGCGCGCAGTCCGTGCAGGCGATGGGCTTCCTGGTGCTGTTCCCGCTGCAGTTCGGCTCGTCGATCTTCGCGCCGACGACGTCGATGCCGGGCTGGCTGCAGGCGTTCACCGACTACAACCCGCTGTCCACGCTCGCCGACGCGGCGCGCGGGCTGATGGTGGGCGGGCCGGTCGCGCACGACCTGTGGGTGACGCTCGGCTGGTCGGCGCTCATCACGGCGGTGATGGCGCCGGTCGCGATCCACAAGTTCCGCACCAAGACCTGA
- a CDS encoding ATP-binding cassette domain-containing protein: MTRIDNTSGGASGAVSVRGMVKHYGETKALDGVDLEVREGTVMGVLGPNGAGKTTLVRILSTLLAPDAGQATVAGYDVVRQPRQLRRVIGLTGQYASVDEKLPGWENLYMIGRLLDLPRKEARARADALLERFSLTEAAKRPASTYSGGMRRRLDLAASMIGRPAVLFLDEPTTGLDPRTRNEVWDEVKAMVGDGVTVLLTTQYMEEAEQLASELTVVDRGKVIAGGAIDALKAKVGGRTLRIRPADPLELRPLAGYLDDLGITGLAAGTVDPETGTLLVPVLSDEQLTALVGAVTARGVTLASITTELPSLDEVFLSLTGHRASAPQDTVPADDREEVAV, encoded by the coding sequence ATGACGCGAATCGACAACACCTCGGGCGGCGCGAGCGGCGCCGTCTCCGTACGGGGGATGGTCAAGCACTACGGCGAGACCAAGGCCCTGGACGGTGTGGACCTGGAGGTCCGGGAGGGCACCGTGATGGGCGTGCTGGGGCCGAACGGCGCCGGCAAGACGACCCTCGTGCGCATCCTCTCCACCCTGCTCGCCCCGGACGCCGGGCAGGCCACCGTCGCCGGCTACGACGTCGTACGGCAGCCCCGGCAGCTGCGCCGGGTCATCGGTCTGACCGGGCAGTACGCCTCGGTGGACGAGAAGCTCCCCGGCTGGGAGAACCTGTACATGATCGGGCGGCTGCTGGACCTGCCGCGCAAGGAGGCCCGCGCCCGCGCCGACGCGCTGCTGGAGCGCTTCTCCCTGACCGAGGCGGCCAAGCGGCCCGCCTCCACCTACTCGGGGGGTATGCGCCGCCGGCTCGACCTGGCCGCCTCCATGATCGGACGGCCGGCCGTGCTGTTCCTCGACGAGCCGACGACCGGCCTCGACCCGCGCACCCGCAACGAGGTGTGGGACGAGGTCAAGGCGATGGTCGGGGACGGTGTGACCGTCCTGCTGACCACCCAGTACATGGAGGAGGCCGAGCAGCTCGCCTCGGAGCTGACGGTCGTGGACCGCGGCAAGGTCATCGCGGGCGGCGCCATCGACGCGCTGAAGGCGAAGGTCGGGGGCCGCACCCTGCGGATCCGCCCGGCCGACCCGCTCGAACTGCGGCCGCTCGCCGGGTATCTGGACGACCTCGGCATCACCGGGCTCGCGGCCGGCACCGTCGATCCCGAGACGGGCACCCTGCTGGTCCCCGTGCTCAGCGACGAGCAGCTGACCGCGCTCGTCGGCGCGGTCACCGCGCGCGGGGTCACGCTCGCCTCCATCACCACCGAACTGCCCAGCCTGGACGAGGTGTTCCTCTCGCTCACCGGCCACCGTGCCAGTGCGCCGCAGGACACCGTGCCCGCCGACGACCGCGAGGAGGTCGCCGTATGA